One window of Streptomyces sp. SUK 48 genomic DNA carries:
- a CDS encoding GAF domain-containing protein, with protein sequence MTDPWVALEPGADPAERVRALRRAHETFTTVGSVPRPVRSVVAESWRRSARAGVVPDGTACVELSDGDLGAYRAEHPLARVMPLFRELLGTFAAEDEQLLAVCDAQGRLLWVEGHPAARRRADAMNFVPGARWSEAAVGTNAPGTAVALDRPVQVFAAEHFTRRVQPWTCVAAPVHDPRTGRVLGAVDVTGGDGLAHPHSLGFVQAVARAAEAQLALLAPARCAADAPMLRALGRDEAELAFQGRRMRLSRRHSEIVLLLSRRPEGLTGDALLCALYADESVTPVTLRAELARLRRSLMPGLLASRPYRLTAAVDADATVVERRLASGALTAAAEAYTGPLLPGSQAPAIVRLRERLARGLRTALVAHRDPDLLADWAHAPWGEDDIEVWRALATVRPTPSVRARLASLEAELAVPTAWEGGWSRGATYLQRPPA encoded by the coding sequence CCGCCGAGCGGGTCCGGGCGCTGCGCCGCGCGCACGAGACGTTCACCACGGTGGGCTCGGTGCCGCGCCCGGTGCGGTCGGTGGTGGCGGAGTCCTGGCGGCGCAGCGCGCGGGCCGGGGTCGTACCGGACGGCACGGCGTGTGTGGAGTTGTCCGACGGCGACCTCGGCGCCTATCGGGCGGAGCATCCGCTGGCCCGGGTGATGCCGCTGTTCCGGGAGCTGCTGGGCACGTTCGCCGCGGAGGACGAGCAGTTGCTCGCGGTGTGCGACGCGCAGGGCAGGCTGCTGTGGGTCGAGGGGCATCCGGCGGCGCGGCGGCGGGCGGACGCGATGAACTTCGTACCGGGGGCGCGCTGGTCGGAGGCCGCGGTGGGCACCAACGCGCCGGGGACCGCGGTGGCGCTGGACCGGCCGGTGCAGGTGTTCGCGGCGGAGCACTTCACCCGGCGGGTGCAGCCCTGGACGTGCGTGGCCGCTCCGGTGCACGATCCGCGCACGGGGCGGGTGCTGGGCGCCGTGGACGTCACCGGCGGGGACGGACTGGCGCATCCGCACAGCCTGGGGTTCGTGCAGGCCGTGGCGCGGGCGGCGGAGGCGCAGTTGGCGCTGCTCGCTCCGGCACGGTGTGCCGCGGACGCGCCGATGCTCCGCGCGCTGGGCCGGGACGAGGCCGAACTGGCCTTCCAGGGGCGGCGGATGAGGCTGAGCCGTCGGCACAGCGAGATCGTGCTGCTGCTGTCGCGGCGCCCCGAGGGGCTGACGGGTGACGCGTTGCTGTGCGCGCTGTACGCGGACGAGTCGGTGACTCCGGTGACGTTGCGGGCCGAACTGGCACGTCTGCGGCGGTCGTTGATGCCTGGGCTGCTGGCTTCGCGGCCGTACCGGCTGACGGCCGCGGTCGACGCGGACGCGACCGTGGTGGAGCGGCGGCTGGCGTCGGGGGCGCTCACCGCGGCGGCCGAGGCATACACCGGTCCGCTGCTGCCCGGTTCGCAGGCCCCGGCGATCGTACGGCTGCGGGAGCGGCTCGCGCGGGGGCTGCGGACGGCGCTGGTCGCGCACCGCGATCCCGATCTGCTGGCCGACTGGGCGCACGCGCCGTGGGGCGAGGACGACATCGAGGTGTGGCGGGCGCTCGCGACGGTGCGTCCGACGCCGTCCGTGCGGGCCCGGCTGGCCTCGCTGGAGGCGGAGTTGGCGGTGCCGACCGCATGGGAGGGAGGATGGTCCCGGGGCGCAACGTACTTGCAACGTCCGCCCGCCTAG